The genomic segment GGCGCGCATCCAGCCGGGGAGGCCGTCCGCGAAAACGGCCAGGGAGTCGTCCTTGAAGCCGCGCTCGATGAGTTTCTCGGCGACCTCCTCGGAGGTTCCGCAGGAGCCTCCGCTGCAGTAGACGATGATCAGCGCGGCGTTCTTCAGCCTCGGGGCCACCCTGGGGTACACCGGCTCGAAGTTGTCGGCCGGAAGGTTGAGGGCTCCGGGGATGTGGCCGAGTTCGTACTCCTCCGGAGAGCGCGCGTCGAGGAGGACGGTGTCGCCCTGGTCGAGGTAAAACCGCACCTCTTCCAGGCTCACCATTCTCAGCCCCTTCTGCTCCAGCCGGACCTCCTTCCCGCCCCGCAGGGGGAGCCCCATGGGAGAGAGGGCGTTGAAGAGGAGTCCCGCGAGGGTGCCCGCCGCCACCAGTCCGATCATTTGAACGATCCCGCGTCGCATGAGAGGACCTCGCCTTCAAAGCATACAGCATACCTTCGGGCCCGAACCAAGACAAGCG from the Acidobacteriota bacterium genome contains:
- a CDS encoding rhodanese-like domain-containing protein — encoded protein: MRRGIVQMIGLVAAGTLAGLLFNALSPMGLPLRGGKEVRLEQKGLRMVSLEEVRFYLDQGDTVLLDARSPEEYELGHIPGALNLPADNFEPVYPRVAPRLKNAALIIVYCSGGSCGTSEEVAEKLIERGFKDDSLAVFADGLPGWMRAKLPVRNGTQE